TTAAACAGTGCTGTAACTTATTTGAAAGTTTGGGTAGATGGTAAAGTCTCGGGGCCAAATATTAATTACGGAACTTGGCATAGTTTGGTATATGGTTTAAAACATGCCACTGAACTTTCTGAATTACGTAAAAAGTTGTTTTCTAAAAGATTACCAAGTTTCAAGCCTAAACTTAAATCAAAGTAAGTTTTTTGTATCATTTAGGGACttgtaacttttatttttgacttCTATTAATTTTAGTACTTTACCACATCGTTCTGACAAGGTGAAAGGATGGATATTACCATTTCCTGGAGCCGATCGGTCAGTTATGAAAAGAACACAAAGATATTTGTATGAAAACGAATCTAAAAGACCGATTCAAGTAGATACGTTTTTCACTGTACGGAATTTTATTGAAGTAATCGGAATCGTTTTGTGTTTCTTATTGTGGAGCTTTTTGgttaaatttgaatttggtAAACGTTGGTTACTCAAtgtaagtataattttttatataaatggatTAAGTGGGAgaagttaatttattttaatttgaacacATTAGTTTAGCagaaattaacaatattaacaattacTAAATTCTGAATTTATGGTTAAAAGTCACCAAAAtcacattttcttattttttccttgAAGTACCATTTAATGGGGTCACGGTTTAGGCTCATTCCCTTCAATAGATTGATACAATTTGTTACAGTGAAtgacttttttcaaaaagtgattTAAGCAAAAATCTGTGCATTGTAATTGGTTTGAAAAGTATTATGGTGATTGTTTCCCTGTAAAATTTGATTATGCCAGAAGATAAAATTTTTCgtttggtttattttcaaattttcacaattttttccttaattttaatataacaagaaaattaaaaaacaaaacacaattttttaataaatgaggTAAAGAGAATAAAAATGTAGGAAACATCAAGTCACATAATAGGCCTATAGTAAAACTTCCCTCATCTGCCAcaattatcctcgaaatttcaaaaattaaattttaaaaaatttcgaacCCTTTTTGTAACGATTTTGTATATGACCACAAAAATTTCTTCATTCTTCTGAATCGATTTGTATAAATTACTTTACTTACCTATCAAAGCATAAGTGGCTCCTAATTTTgaggttcaattttttttcacctCTGTAGCTAGGGAGGGGAGGggttctttaaaatattttgaatccaaTCCAATTATAGGCCCTCCAAATCAGAAAGATCCTCCACCAACCTAAATGAGAGGAAAGTAGTGCTACCATACATCAATGACTAGGTTATGCTAAGACGagtaaaaaccaaattttcatctCCCTCCATTTCCTCCATGAATCccttcaaattttatctataggattatagatatttttttacccCCAAATGTACTTTTTTTTCTCTGTCGTGTAAGGTGAAAAAATTATCCCCTCCCTCAAGTGAGGTGCTCCGACTTTTGGCTTCATCTAGACCCCCCCAAAAGAGATGgcatatcaaaacatttttccatcatttttaatatagtcACAAATTGTCTCTCggtgtatttaaaaatttttatttcagtatcCTAACATATTCACATTGGGTTTCTTCAGTAAAGATGAAACTCCATCCGAAGAAACAATTGAAaagcaatttttccaaataactttTTACGGTGAAGGCTGGAAAGAAAAATTGGCGGATAAGGATGACGAATATAGTACACCGCCAAATAAACAAGTAATAGCccaattaaaaggaaaaaaccCCGGATACGGTACCACTTGTGCAGGAGTAGTCGGTGCGGCTCTTATGATTGCCACGGAAAAGGATAAGTTGCCACAAAAGTGAGTTTACTTTccactaattaatttttttaataatttttattctgatagttaattatttgtattaaaaaatgttgttttttcaaataagaaaagaaTACTTGAAACTTATTGTACTTAAAACATcatttaaattgtatatatacagtgtgtgcTTAAAATTCGGAAACATAAAaggaatatttgttttcaatgttGTCAAATGTACAATTTCAGAGATATCCAGTTAGAATAACAACAGAGTACactagaaaatgttttttatacatACACTACAATAAAATGTGTAACTTATGGCCGGTTTCATAATCCCATCCTAACTGTCACTTTAACTAAAGGTTTCCTTAGATTAAAGTGCCCTTTAACTTAGTTTTTAAAGAGTATTGGTCCTATAATCGATTTGTAAAGGCTCCTTCAAGGAGGACTTTGTACTTGGAGGTCCATATTTCAGGTGtttaccttttatttttttcaagctTCGCAGGCTTTCAACCTAACCAAAAATCTTTTGTATGATCTTACAGTAAGTAGCACGATATCTAGTGTCataaatctttaattttttaaaatttattagaaagaCACCTGGAACAGCATATTATTTActttgaataatgaattatGGAAACCAACGAAAAATACTAGTAAATGTCATTAAAATGTACCATTTTTCGCAGTGTATAAATCTGACCTTCTTCTCTCCGTGTATTCAACCATTCACttgaaagttttttgaattaaattttttttggaaacttttgGAAACCACATTTTCATTGGTGAATATTTACTTGTTTTAGGGGAGGAGTTTATACGCCGGGGGCAGCGTTCAAAAACACTACCCTGATGAAATATCTTATGGATAAcgaaataacttttgaaattattagcGAAAAAGATCTCTAATGTAATAATTACTTGATCAATCAGTCAAGATTGTGCCCCCCTTTAATTATAACTAGTAGTTAAACATATATTTAGAAGACTGATTGAgtgcatttgaaaaaaatatatttattaactttaatcgctagattttgatatttttgttgaaaattaaaaaaaacataaatgcTACTTATTATCGTTAATTAATTAGTATATTAATAAGATTATATTAATTAGCTTATTCTAATAATGCTAATTACTCAGTTTTAATCACCTCTATATGTTAATcgtaattttatattgtttttattctaatatttgtaATGTCCTTATTTTATgagattaaaattttcttcttacgatttattttttattcatttcaaaatcctcaattatcgaatttttatccaaaaatccATATTTGCACAAAAAATTCGGGGTATTAAAAAAACAGCAactgaaaattcatttattacgGAAATTGAgtaaatataagaaaatctGGCAACAACGCCGtcaacaaaatttcttaaaGGCAGTGACTACTCGCACGTTCGCGTGAAAACACTGGACATCGGTACACAGATGGAGTaatagaaaaactaa
The sequence above is drawn from the Diorhabda carinulata isolate Delta chromosome 6, icDioCari1.1, whole genome shotgun sequence genome and encodes:
- the LOC130894886 gene encoding saccharopine dehydrogenase-like oxidoreductase, which encodes MADPTRLDLVILGATGFTGLHCVPYVFKVSKEKNLTWGVAGRSEDKLKDVLEKMGKKVEADLSGIPIIITDIKDDDSLLKMAQRAKVVINCCGPYRFLGMPVVKACVTAGTNYVDVTGEPQFMETVLLEYDELAREKGIYIVNACGFDCIPSDYGLVYLQDKFDGVLNSAVTYLKVWVDGKVSGPNINYGTWHSLVYGLKHATELSELRKKLFSKRLPSFKPKLKSNTLPHRSDKVKGWILPFPGADRSVMKRTQRYLYENESKRPIQVDTFFTVRNFIEVIGIVLCFLLWSFLVKFEFGKRWLLNYPNIFTLGFFSKDETPSEETIEKQFFQITFYGEGWKEKLADKDDEYSTPPNKQVIAQLKGKNPGYGTTCAGVVGAALMIATEKDKLPQKGGVYTPGAAFKNTTLMKYLMDNEITFEIISEKDL